A single window of Qipengyuania sediminis DNA harbors:
- a CDS encoding efflux RND transporter periplasmic adaptor subunit: protein MRRTLLIIAALMAAPLIASCGQSGEEPAAAGAEAAAAGDYERGPHNGRMLRDGAFAIEVTVFEDGVPPEYRLYAYRDGKPLDPRGVNAQVMIARLDGEKTTFAFNPQEDYLRANGVLVEPHSFDVVVTAREGGRNHRWAFPSYEGRTSITDAAARAAGITTETVGPQQVGDTVEIIGRVELDPTGSADVGAKYPGPVMAVYRNVGDRVGRGTLLARVESSNSLQTYSVYAPIAGVITQRNTNVGDVAGSEPLFVISDPSRTVATFPIFPRDIERIRPGQPVQIRGLEGERTQAATIRDFLPLAEVTSQAVTARASLPNRDGFWRPGMAVRGLVSVDQRTVPLAVRTDAIQQFRAFRVVFAKIGQTYEVRMLELGREGPEWTEVLSGIKPGTVYAAKNSYVIKADIDKSGASHDH from the coding sequence ATGCGCCGCACACTCTTGATAATCGCTGCCCTGATGGCCGCCCCGCTGATCGCCTCCTGCGGACAATCAGGCGAGGAACCCGCCGCCGCGGGCGCCGAGGCCGCCGCCGCGGGAGACTACGAACGCGGCCCGCACAACGGCCGGATGCTGCGCGACGGCGCCTTCGCCATCGAGGTCACCGTGTTCGAGGACGGCGTCCCGCCCGAATACCGGCTCTACGCCTACCGCGACGGCAAGCCGCTCGATCCGCGAGGGGTGAACGCCCAGGTCATGATCGCGCGCCTCGACGGCGAGAAGACGACATTCGCCTTCAATCCGCAGGAGGACTACCTGCGCGCGAACGGCGTCCTGGTCGAGCCGCACAGCTTCGACGTCGTGGTCACAGCACGCGAAGGGGGCCGCAACCACCGCTGGGCCTTCCCATCCTACGAGGGCCGCACGTCCATAACGGATGCGGCGGCGCGCGCGGCGGGGATCACCACCGAGACCGTCGGACCGCAGCAGGTCGGCGACACCGTCGAGATCATCGGGCGCGTCGAACTCGACCCGACCGGCAGCGCCGACGTCGGCGCGAAGTATCCGGGTCCGGTCATGGCGGTCTACCGCAACGTCGGCGACCGGGTCGGACGGGGCACGCTCCTAGCGCGCGTCGAGAGCAGCAACTCCCTGCAGACCTATTCGGTCTACGCGCCGATCGCGGGGGTAATCACGCAGCGCAACACCAACGTCGGCGACGTCGCGGGCAGCGAACCCCTGTTCGTCATCTCCGATCCGTCGCGCACGGTGGCGACCTTCCCGATCTTCCCGCGCGACATCGAACGCATCCGGCCCGGCCAGCCGGTGCAGATCCGCGGGCTGGAGGGCGAGAGAACACAGGCCGCGACCATCCGGGACTTCCTGCCCCTCGCGGAGGTGACGAGCCAGGCGGTGACGGCGCGCGCGAGCCTGCCCAACCGCGACGGGTTCTGGCGCCCGGGTATGGCGGTTCGCGGCCTAGTCTCGGTTGATCAGCGCACCGTGCCGCTGGCGGTGCGCACCGACGCGATCCAGCAGTTCCGCGCGTTCCGCGTGGTCTTCGCCAAGATCGGTCAGACCTACGAGGTGCGGATGCTCGAGCTGGGACGCGAGGGTCCCGAATGGACCGAGGTCCTGAGCGGGATCAAGCCCGGCACCGTCTACGCCGCCAAGAACAGCTACGTCATCAAGGCCGACATCGACAAGTCGGGCGCGAGCCACGACCACTAA
- a CDS encoding TolC family protein yields MNAISRAALLAVTMAWASAASAQSLTLEEAIRRSVTQSPQGEATAARTAVLEAARAAANTKPAATIDGTVENIGTGGFSQVQVDATYNQRIERGGKRQARVDLAEGDIGVAEAEALIRRLDLAKQVQQLYVEAQAAALRLELAKSRVEIAQTLQREVKRRVDDARDPLFAGTRARTQLAEAKVDLELAQHALDAAKSRLALLTGGLPSSMEIITAGFLEPKAIAGEGVGLTSVDLALFEARSRRADANIRLQEAATRTDPTVFAGPRLFGSGDVALVAGVSLPLRNRALNSANVARATAEKRQVEADLAVERFQRRSEVALAAERVEEARHEAEAIREKVIPGAEQTLREVRAGYNRGGFTFLDVSTAQSALQDARVRMVAALSEYHRARSDLDRLTGRFAELVGGF; encoded by the coding sequence ATGAACGCGATTTCGCGTGCCGCCCTGCTGGCGGTCACGATGGCGTGGGCAAGTGCGGCATCAGCCCAGTCGCTCACGCTGGAGGAGGCGATCCGCCGGTCGGTGACCCAGTCCCCGCAGGGCGAGGCCACCGCGGCGAGAACCGCAGTCCTCGAAGCGGCCCGCGCCGCGGCGAACACAAAGCCAGCCGCGACGATCGACGGCACGGTAGAAAACATCGGCACCGGCGGGTTCAGCCAGGTCCAGGTCGATGCCACCTACAACCAGCGCATCGAGCGCGGCGGGAAGCGCCAAGCGCGCGTCGATCTGGCCGAGGGCGACATCGGCGTAGCTGAGGCGGAGGCACTGATCCGCCGGCTCGACCTCGCGAAGCAGGTCCAGCAGCTCTACGTGGAAGCCCAGGCCGCGGCACTGCGCCTAGAGCTGGCGAAGAGCCGCGTCGAGATCGCGCAGACGCTGCAGCGCGAGGTGAAGCGACGGGTCGATGACGCGCGCGATCCGCTGTTCGCGGGCACCCGGGCCCGCACGCAGCTCGCCGAGGCCAAGGTCGATCTGGAGCTCGCCCAGCATGCACTCGACGCCGCCAAGTCCCGGCTGGCGCTGCTAACCGGCGGATTGCCGTCGTCGATGGAGATTATCACGGCCGGGTTCCTGGAGCCCAAGGCCATTGCCGGCGAAGGTGTCGGACTGACTTCTGTCGATCTCGCCCTGTTCGAGGCGCGCAGCCGCCGGGCCGACGCCAATATCCGGCTGCAGGAGGCCGCCACGCGCACCGACCCCACTGTGTTCGCGGGGCCACGACTCTTCGGGTCCGGGGATGTCGCACTGGTCGCTGGCGTATCGCTGCCACTGCGCAATCGCGCGCTCAATTCCGCAAACGTCGCGCGTGCGACGGCCGAGAAACGGCAGGTCGAGGCGGACCTTGCGGTCGAACGGTTTCAGCGCCGCAGCGAGGTGGCGCTTGCCGCCGAGCGCGTCGAGGAGGCGCGCCACGAGGCCGAGGCGATCCGCGAGAAGGTGATTCCGGGCGCTGAGCAGACGCTGCGCGAGGTGCGAGCCGGCTACAACCGCGGGGGCTTCACATTCCTCGACGTCTCCACCGCACAGAGCGCGCTCCAGGACGCCCGCGTCCGAATGGTCGCCGCTCTCTCCGAATATCACCGCGCCCGCTCCGACCTCGATCGGCTGACCGGGCGCTTCGCCGAACTTGTTGGGGGTTTCTGA
- the qatD gene encoding Qat anti-phage system TatD family nuclease QatD — translation MIDFHCHLDLYPDPQDVLAGVDRRGTYVLAVTTTPKAWRGTNKLVGERKRVRVALGLHPEVVAQRHGEVALLCGLIPEARYVGEIGLDGSPPHRQSLDLQRTVFERILRECSDHGGRILSIHSRGAATEVIDALDRHPHAGVAILHWFSGTKSELARAVKHGCWFSIGPAMLRSARGRDLAAAMPPDRILTETDAPFVREGNQPLMPWQAYDCLGDLEGVLGFEPGTMAPKVQSNLRRLARASSPAAIPRG, via the coding sequence ATGATCGACTTCCATTGCCACCTCGATCTCTACCCGGATCCCCAGGATGTCCTCGCCGGCGTTGACCGAAGAGGAACATACGTGCTCGCGGTCACGACAACACCGAAAGCTTGGCGAGGGACAAACAAGCTTGTCGGCGAGCGGAAGCGCGTCAGGGTGGCGCTCGGCCTACATCCCGAGGTCGTCGCGCAACGCCATGGCGAAGTCGCCCTCCTGTGCGGTCTCATTCCCGAGGCGCGCTATGTCGGCGAAATCGGGCTGGATGGCAGTCCGCCCCATCGACAGTCCCTAGATTTGCAGAGGACGGTGTTCGAGCGCATCCTGCGCGAGTGCAGCGATCACGGCGGAAGGATCCTGTCGATACACTCGCGCGGCGCGGCGACCGAGGTGATAGACGCGCTGGATCGACATCCCCACGCTGGCGTCGCCATCCTACACTGGTTCAGTGGCACCAAATCCGAACTCGCACGAGCGGTGAAACACGGTTGCTGGTTCTCTATCGGCCCCGCGATGCTTCGTTCCGCGAGGGGCCGGGACCTAGCCGCGGCAATGCCTCCTGACCGCATTCTCACCGAAACGGACGCGCCCTTTGTTCGTGAAGGAAACCAGCCACTAATGCCATGGCAAGCTTATGACTGTCTCGGAGACCTCGAGGGCGTGCTGGGTTTCGAACCCGGGACGATGGCTCCCAAAGTCCAGAGCAACCTGCGTCGCCTGGCTCGCGCGAGCTCGCCAGCTGCCATTCCGCGAGGATAG
- the qatC gene encoding Qat anti-phage system QueC-like protein QatC has translation MISVACLPADLGDIPGTDVRFDLYSHSRIGDRGRVGNRVPGPLQKLGLRPPAIAWDFTTFALAAVAADETAPRDRSPDGWTREIALTIAVTDPDLWNGQAAVLTTALRFLSGDIWHINFVGHGIAPTGRGRERLRPENLVCLLSGGMDSLVGAIDVVREGHQPLLVSQIAKGDSADQRWFAQTIAPSSLHLQLNHHARPPGRSERSQRARSLAFLGFGVLAASCTTAYRDGIEVELRIPENGFISQNVPLTPMRTGSLSTKTTHPYFLALMQDALRSAGLHVRLNNPYAVATKGEMLSACQDQQMLAKLASASTSCGRFSRTGFQHCGRCVPCQVRRGAYMAWGRADDTVKGYKYDDLGIGDARHGRFDDVRSVALAIENVRRNGLAELIGGSINTQLLGNAAPYKDVVRRGISELAALHAAYGVP, from the coding sequence ATGATCTCCGTCGCATGCCTCCCCGCCGATCTCGGCGACATCCCCGGCACCGATGTGCGTTTCGATCTCTACTCTCACTCGAGAATCGGCGATCGCGGCCGGGTAGGGAATCGGGTGCCCGGTCCGCTCCAGAAGCTCGGGCTCCGCCCACCAGCCATTGCATGGGACTTCACAACCTTTGCCCTGGCGGCAGTGGCCGCCGATGAGACCGCTCCTCGCGACAGGAGTCCCGACGGATGGACGAGGGAGATTGCGCTGACCATCGCGGTTACCGATCCCGATCTCTGGAACGGCCAGGCCGCAGTCCTCACCACGGCCCTTCGCTTCCTGTCCGGGGACATCTGGCACATAAATTTCGTCGGTCACGGTATCGCCCCGACCGGACGGGGGCGCGAGCGCCTCCGCCCTGAGAACCTCGTCTGCCTGCTGTCCGGCGGCATGGACAGCCTAGTCGGCGCAATCGACGTGGTCCGGGAAGGCCACCAGCCTTTGCTGGTCAGTCAGATAGCCAAAGGGGATTCCGCGGACCAGCGGTGGTTCGCCCAGACCATCGCTCCCAGCAGCCTGCATCTCCAGCTCAACCATCATGCTAGGCCGCCGGGGCGGTCAGAACGGTCGCAGCGAGCGAGATCCCTGGCATTCCTCGGATTCGGCGTCCTCGCCGCCAGTTGCACCACCGCCTACCGAGATGGCATCGAAGTCGAACTGCGTATCCCCGAGAACGGGTTCATAAGCCAGAATGTCCCCCTCACCCCGATGCGGACGGGGAGCCTAAGCACAAAAACAACGCACCCCTATTTTCTTGCACTCATGCAGGACGCCCTGCGCTCCGCGGGTCTGCACGTGCGGCTCAACAACCCTTATGCCGTTGCGACTAAGGGTGAGATGCTTTCCGCGTGCCAAGACCAGCAGATGCTCGCCAAACTGGCTTCTGCCTCGACGAGTTGCGGACGCTTCTCCCGCACGGGCTTCCAGCATTGCGGCCGCTGTGTGCCGTGCCAGGTCAGGCGTGGCGCCTACATGGCATGGGGACGAGCGGACGACACCGTGAAAGGCTACAAGTATGACGATCTTGGAATCGGTGACGCAAGGCACGGACGCTTCGACGACGTGCGCTCGGTGGCGCTCGCGATAGAGAATGTCCGGCGTAACGGCCTGGCCGAACTGATCGGCGGATCCATCAATACGCAGCTCCTAGGCAATGCAGCACCATACAAGGACGTAGTAAGAAGAGGCATCAGCGAGCTGGCGGCGCTGCACGCCGCCTACGGGGTCCCATGA
- a CDS encoding KAP family P-loop NTPase fold protein, whose amino-acid sequence MWSDNETVRDLVNFAQVAEIAAERIVGARGEPLSLGISGDWGVGKSSMMKLLRNSLECREDIDVRFVEFNAWLYQSYDDARAALMEAITAAVVEQAVKKKDILPRPVLDRALGLLGRVKKLRLLGLAGSAVVDYFTMGQMTPWVAGGLAAFGGLTDGEVRGADVKAAKDTLSEGIKSAKDLIDDEKAKDDDAPEAEEETPRKAIQSFRDDLEATLEQLGVTLVVLIDDLDRCLPKTAIATLEAMRLFLFLKHTAFVIAADEGMIRQAVKSHFGDLTLDDQLVTNYFDKLIQLPIRVPPLGTQEVRAYLMMLFVDEDPDLSSNRKDALRDAVCQQLGETWNGKRVDKAFMAASIGECPPRLLNRLTLAERVAPMLTTSPMIRGNPRLIKRFLNTLSMRISMARIQNVNVDEEVLVKLLLFERCGDRLAFGELLRSVNESEDGHPTLLVDKERRARGDEKAPALEKPWSDEFHSKWLALDPPLGERDLRGALYVGRETHPIIARADELSSEARAVLDMLLKLTSSSPTVDAEVAKLSAPEVASVTDAVIGKARQETSWGTPQILNALQSVATVSPASAAGVAAFLSEVTAAQIRPAIAPRLATTDWGKKVLMGWLQRGDLKGAVLKAVQNEMKGTV is encoded by the coding sequence ATGTGGTCAGACAACGAGACCGTCCGCGATTTGGTCAACTTCGCGCAAGTCGCCGAGATCGCGGCCGAACGCATCGTTGGCGCGCGGGGAGAGCCACTTTCCCTCGGGATCTCCGGCGACTGGGGCGTGGGCAAGTCTTCGATGATGAAGCTGCTTCGGAACTCGCTGGAATGCCGCGAGGACATCGACGTGCGCTTTGTCGAGTTCAATGCTTGGCTCTACCAGAGCTACGACGATGCGCGGGCCGCGCTGATGGAGGCGATAACGGCCGCAGTCGTGGAACAGGCCGTCAAGAAGAAGGACATATTGCCCCGCCCCGTGCTCGACCGGGCGCTAGGTCTCCTTGGCCGGGTCAAGAAGTTGAGGCTGCTCGGTCTCGCCGGTTCCGCGGTCGTCGACTACTTCACCATGGGACAGATGACGCCGTGGGTCGCAGGAGGGCTCGCGGCATTCGGCGGGCTGACCGACGGCGAAGTCCGGGGAGCCGATGTCAAGGCAGCCAAGGACACTCTGTCCGAAGGCATCAAGAGTGCAAAGGATCTGATCGACGACGAGAAGGCGAAGGATGACGACGCCCCCGAGGCCGAAGAGGAGACGCCCCGCAAAGCCATTCAATCATTCCGCGACGATCTGGAGGCTACACTCGAGCAGCTGGGCGTCACGCTCGTGGTCCTGATCGACGACCTGGACCGATGCCTCCCCAAGACCGCGATTGCCACGCTCGAGGCGATGCGCCTTTTCCTGTTCCTGAAGCACACGGCGTTCGTGATAGCCGCGGATGAGGGCATGATACGCCAAGCGGTGAAATCGCACTTCGGCGACCTGACCCTCGATGACCAACTCGTGACCAACTACTTCGACAAGCTCATACAACTCCCGATCAGAGTGCCACCCCTGGGGACGCAGGAGGTCCGAGCCTACCTGATGATGCTCTTCGTCGATGAGGATCCCGACCTGTCGAGCAACCGCAAGGACGCGCTGCGCGACGCCGTCTGCCAGCAGCTGGGAGAGACCTGGAACGGGAAGCGCGTCGACAAGGCCTTCATGGCCGCCAGCATAGGCGAATGCCCACCCCGGCTGCTCAACCGGCTCACGCTGGCCGAGCGCGTCGCGCCCATGCTCACGACCTCCCCGATGATCCGGGGTAATCCCCGCCTGATCAAGCGCTTCCTGAACACGCTGTCTATGCGTATCTCAATGGCCCGCATCCAGAACGTCAACGTCGACGAGGAAGTGTTGGTGAAGCTGCTCCTCTTCGAACGGTGCGGCGATAGACTCGCGTTCGGGGAGTTGCTGCGCTCGGTCAATGAATCCGAGGATGGCCATCCCACCCTTCTCGTCGACAAGGAGCGGAGGGCCCGAGGCGACGAAAAGGCCCCGGCGCTCGAGAAACCATGGAGCGACGAGTTCCATTCGAAATGGCTCGCACTCGATCCGCCGCTCGGCGAGCGCGACTTGCGTGGCGCGCTATACGTTGGACGCGAGACTCACCCCATAATAGCCCGCGCCGACGAGTTGTCCTCGGAAGCCAGGGCAGTGCTCGACATGCTGCTGAAGCTGACCAGCTCGAGCCCGACAGTCGATGCGGAAGTCGCCAAGCTCTCCGCACCGGAGGTCGCGAGTGTCACCGACGCAGTGATAGGGAAAGCCCGCCAGGAGACTAGCTGGGGAACGCCGCAGATTCTCAATGCGCTTCAGTCGGTTGCCACGGTCTCGCCGGCTTCGGCGGCAGGAGTGGCCGCCTTCCTCAGCGAGGTGACCGCAGCGCAGATAAGGCCGGCGATCGCGCCCAGGCTGGCGACAACGGACTGGGGCAAAAAGGTGCTTATGGGCTGGCTCCAGCGCGGTGACCTGAAGGGAGCCGTTCTTAAGGCTGTGCAGAACGAAATGAAGGGGACGGTCTGA